From the genome of Streptomyces sp. NBC_01260, one region includes:
- a CDS encoding S-methyl-5'-thioadenosine phosphorylase encodes MVNAEIGVIGGSGLYSFLEDVTEVRVETPYGEPSDSVFMGEIGGRRVAFLPRHGRGHHVPPHRINYRANLWALRSVGVRQVLGPCAVGGLRPDYGPGTLLVPDQLVDRTKARTQTFYDGETRTDGVAPNVVHLGFADPYCPKGRKVALAAARGRDWEPVDGGTLVVVEGPRFSTRAESRWHAAMGWSVVGMTGHPEAVLARELALCYTTTTLVTDLDAGAETGEGVSHGEVLKVFAANVDRLRSVLFDAVAALPAEADRDCPCAHALDGIDTGIELP; translated from the coding sequence ATGGTGAACGCAGAGATCGGTGTGATCGGCGGATCGGGGCTGTACTCCTTCCTGGAGGACGTCACCGAGGTTCGCGTGGAGACCCCTTACGGAGAGCCCAGCGACTCCGTCTTCATGGGCGAGATCGGCGGCCGCCGGGTCGCCTTCCTCCCCCGGCACGGACGCGGCCACCATGTGCCGCCGCACCGCATCAACTACCGCGCCAACCTGTGGGCGCTGCGCTCGGTCGGCGTACGCCAGGTGCTCGGCCCGTGCGCGGTCGGCGGGCTCCGCCCGGATTACGGGCCGGGCACGCTGCTCGTACCGGACCAGCTGGTGGACCGTACGAAGGCCCGCACCCAGACGTTCTACGACGGGGAGACCCGGACGGACGGGGTGGCGCCGAACGTGGTGCACCTGGGCTTCGCCGACCCCTACTGCCCCAAGGGACGCAAGGTCGCGCTGGCGGCGGCCCGGGGCCGGGACTGGGAGCCCGTGGACGGCGGGACGCTGGTGGTCGTCGAGGGGCCGCGCTTCTCGACCCGGGCGGAATCGCGCTGGCACGCGGCGATGGGCTGGTCGGTGGTCGGCATGACCGGGCACCCGGAGGCCGTCCTCGCCCGCGAACTGGCGCTCTGCTACACGACGACGACGCTGGTGACGGACCTGGACGCGGGCGCGGAGACCGGCGAGGGCGTCTCCCACGGCGAAGTCCTCAAGGTGTTCGCGGCCAACGTCGACCGGCTGCGCTCGGTCCTCTTCGACGCGGTGGCCGCGCTGCCCGCCGAGGCGGACCGCGA
- a CDS encoding FmdB family zinc ribbon protein, producing the protein MPTYQYQCTECGEGLEAVQKFTDDALTVCPNCEGRLKKVFSAVGIVFKGSGFYRNDSRGSSSSSTPAPAAAKASGSGSSSSTGSDTKSSASSSSSTSSSSSASSSSSSSSSSSGTSAA; encoded by the coding sequence GTGCCGACCTATCAGTACCAGTGCACCGAGTGTGGCGAGGGCCTCGAAGCGGTGCAGAAGTTCACCGATGACGCCCTGACGGTGTGCCCGAACTGCGAAGGACGCCTCAAGAAGGTGTTCTCGGCGGTCGGCATTGTCTTCAAGGGCTCCGGCTTCTACCGGAACGACAGCCGCGGCTCCTCGTCGAGCAGCACGCCTGCGCCGGCCGCCGCGAAGGCCTCCGGTTCCGGATCGTCGTCCTCGACGGGGTCGGACACCAAGTCCTCGGCCTCTTCGTCCTCCTCGACGTCCTCCTCTTCGAGTGCTTCGTCGTCGTCCTCGTCCTCGTCTTCGTCGAGCGGTACGTCGGCCGCCTGA